DNA sequence from the Candidatus Latescibacterota bacterium genome:
CATCTTTCCTGAACAATATGCCCGTACGCCTGATTATTACAAGCTCAGACAATTTTCCGGGCAGAACAAAGCGAAGAAGATCCAGGGGGCCAGGTCTGCCTCCGAAAGGCACACTCAGCTCCAGGTTGCAGCTGTCATCCTCTCGAGTAACAGAACAACCATCACAAATTCGTTCTCTACCTCTTCTGTCGGTAACCGGATCACCGGACGCAAAAATCATTGAGAACCTTCCAGCTAACCAGGCAGCCGGATCTTCCGGCAGGCCTTTGTATTCCTCCTGGTGGCCACGTGATTCCCCCAGTTCCTTCCCGAGATTCGTCCATTGTACTTCGTCAACACACCTTTTGTCATCTATTTCTGTTCTAGTGGCCGGTTCAGCAGGCTCCATGCCGCCAGCCTCTGTACTGTCGGATGACAGAAAGAGGCCTTTCATCAGAGGAGTGGTATCAAGGCTATAAGTGAATATCGCGTCTTCGGGGAGGCGACCCACCTTCCTCATAAACGGTCCTCCGCAGTCCGTCACCCGGACTCCCCCTGGAAGAGACTTGTTGAACAGTTCGGGGCTGACATCCGCCTCACGCGTCATCTCAACGTCGAAAAACTCTTCTGTCCCCTCGCTGCCGACCGGCAGGGACGGCCCTAAAGACATCTTCGAAATCGGATGAAATCCTCCCGTGAACCTTACGGGCAGACCGCTTCTTCTGAGGGCCCTCTGAAAGATGTTTATCAATTCCCTGTGCGAAAGGAACCTGGCCCTTCCGATCTTCTCGAAGATAATTCTATACCTGGGCCCTGGTTCATCCTGACCCAGCTCGCTGTCTGCGACTACCTCCATATCGATATCTGTATCGCTCTCTACATATGCCTCTATACCAGGCTCCGCCTTCCCGGCGTTTTTATCTTCACTGCTCCTGCAGGCTCCACAGTCATGGCAGGCACCAGTCCTACAATCCTCTGTCACTATAGCCTTGAAGGCCCGTTCCCTCTCAAGGAGGAGAAATTCTTTCGTCACCCGGAGTCCGAACCTCTCCCACGGAAGGGGCGCTTCAACCGGTCTTCCGGAAAGCAACCCGTCGATAGCAAATCCGTATTCACCAAGTATGGATTCCCACATAGCAAAATCGAGCCAGTCGCGCCAGCCGTCGAAACGACACCCCCTCTGGAAAGCCGAGACCAGCACGGGCCATAACTCCGTTGTGCCGCGGGCGAAGATGCCTTCCAGGGCGCTTGTCTGCGGATCCCTTATGGTCATCTTGACATCCCTGTTCCTCACAAGGCTTCGCAGAAACCGCTGCTTCTCATCCATCTCCGGGATCGTGCACTGGTCCTCCCATTGAAAAGGCGTATTTACTCTCGGTACGAAAGGTGATACCGAGACATTCAGATTCAGTCTCCGCCGCCTCCCGGGCAGGCGCGTTATTTTTTCGACAAGATCTGCGATCCCCTCGAGGTCTTCCCGGGTCTCCGTCGGAAGGCCCATCATAAAATAGAGCTTGAGTGTATGCCAACCCGCGGAGAGGATATTCGAACAACCCTGCAAGATCTCATCTTCGGTCATCCCCTTGTTGATGACATCTCGAAGCCGTTGTGTCCCCGCCTCAGGAGCCAGGGTGAATCCTGACTTCCTCACCGCTGAAGAGGCCGACACGACTTTCTCGCAGACCGTCTCCGGCCTTAGACTTGGCAAAGCCAGCGAGACTCTTCGAGCGAGCAGTTCCGGCTGCAGGGCCTCGATCAACTCGCTGAACCTGGAATAATCAGAAGAGGAGAGCGAAAGAAGAGACACTTCCTCCCATCCAGAAGAATCGAGTCCCCCCTTTACAGCCTCCACGATCTCCTTCACACTTCTCTCTCTCCGTGGCCTGTAAGCCATACCGGCATGGCAGAACCTGCATCCCCTGGTGCAACCTCTCAATATCTCCACCGAAAGCCTTTCATGGACGATCGAAGCGGATGGTACAATCGGCTCTCGCGGCAGGTCGCCGTCACTCAGAATGTAGACTCTCGATTCGGACCTCTCGCTTATCCCCTCCACATAGACTCCATCTATAGAGGCAAGAGCTTCTTTCATCTCACGCCGGGTGGCATGTGCTTCCTTCAGCCTCGACAGCGTATCTACAGCCTCGGGGAACGACTCTTCACCGTCACCGAGAAATATCGCGTCGAACGCCGGGAGGATCGGGAGAGGATTGGTCGTACATGGACCTCCTGCTACTACCAGGGGGTCATCATCTCTCCTCTTTCCGGCCTCGAGTGAGAGTCCCGCCATATCGAGAAACGCGAGGATATTCGTGTAATGAAGTTCGTACGGGATTGTAATACCGATCAGATCGAACCGCGACACCTGGGTACCGGTCTGCCACGATCGGACTGTCCCCCCGGAGGCCCTGATAAGTTTCTCCATATCGGGCCATGGGGAAAAAGCGTACTCGGCTGAAAAATCCTTCTCTGCCAGTTTATGATAGAGGAATCTCAACCCCTGATGGGTCATGCCTATCTCGTACACATCCGGAAAGACCAGAAGGGTATTAAAACCTCCTTCTCGGAACTTTTCGCATGAGAGATTGAGTTCCCGGTCGATATACCTCGACGGTTTCTCGATACCGGGAAGGATGCCATCGTAATAGATGCCGGCGGAGCTCCGGTCTGTTTTTTCATTCACGAGATCAGACTTCTCCGCCAACCGTTATACCCGGTATCCTTATTGTCGGCTGTGCGTCAGAAACGGGCACGTGCTGTCCGTCCTTGCCGCATGTACCGATATCAAATCCAAGATCATTTCCAACCATATCGATATCCTTGAGCACCGCGGGACCGTTCCCTATAAGGGTCGCTCCTCTCACGGGGCTGGTAACTTTTCCATTTTCTATCAGGTAGGCTTCATTTACCTTGAAGACGAAATCACCACTGGACGTGTCCACCTGCCCACCTCCCATCCTCACTACATACAATCCCCTGTCGACACTTGATATGATCTCCCCGGGATCGTGTTCCCCCGGAGCGATCAGCGTATTGCTCATCCTCACTATTGGCCTGAACCTGTAATTCTGTCTGCGTCCGTTGCCTGTTGACGACAACCCCATCTTTCGCGCTATTCTCCGGTCGAGGAGGTAGCTCTTCAGAATGCCGTTTTCCACCGGAACAGTCCTCTGTGCCGAGACACCTTCGTCATCGTAGACATACGACCCTCTCTGCCCGTCCATTGTCGCGTCGTCGACTACAGTTATCAATTCCGAAGCGACCTTCTCGCCCACTTTTCCACTGTAAATCGAAAGTCCTTTTTCGGCCGCGTCCCCTTCCAGCCCGTGGCCGATAGCCTCGTGGACCATTGTCCCTCCAGCCCTGCTGGCCAGAACGACGGTCATATTGCCGGCCGGAGCATGGTCAGCATGCAGGATCTTGATCGCGCTCTCGCCGGCGGCTCCTGAGATCTCTCTTATCAGGTCTTCTGAAAGGAACTCGAAACCCTTCCTGCCGCCGACAGACCTGTACGCGGATTGTATCTCCGTATCCCTTGTGGCGATGGCCCTTATGTTGAATACTATCTGCCGCCTGTCATCAGCGACGGCGTCTCCTTCGCTGTTGAAGATCCTCACCGACTGGATCAGGTCGCCGAAATTGACCCGAACCTGGCTGATCTCATCACTCACTGCCCGCGCTGCCCTGTCCGCTTCCTGGACCAGATCGACCTTCTCTTCCAGATCGACATCCTCGACAGTTCTGCCTATGCCGCTGACGCTGCCCCTTTTTATTTCCGAGAAAGGTGATATCCGGCCCTCCCCCTTCTCGATATCGCCGAGAACAGCATCTCCGAGCCTGAACATCTCGTCCGCCGTTATCCTGTTCGAATAACTATACGCGGTCCTGTCCCCCGCAATGATCCTGAGACCGAACCCCGAGTCGAATCCGCTGGAGATCCTCTCTATCTTGCCATCCTCACAACCTATCGAATGGATCAGTCGATTTTCGAAGAAGAGTTCGGCAAATTCTCCTCCACCGGAGATCACACGTTCGAGAGCCTCCTGAATACTGCTTTCAGAGGGAAGTCCTGTCATTCTACCCTGTCCTTCTCTGCCTGGATCCCCGCATCCGGTCCGTCATTACTTTCGAATACATCTTTTGAATACTCCCCGTGTCTTCTGACGGAATAATCACCTGTGAAGCATGCCGTACAGTAGTTCTCCGGGTCATCTACACACTCGAGCAGCCCTTCTGTGGAAAGATACTGAAGACTCTCTACTCCGAGATACTCCCTGATCTTCTCGATAGAGTGGTTCGATGCGATCAGTTCGTTTCTGGTAGGAGTGTCGATCCCGTAATAACAGGAATGTGTTATCGGCGGCGAACCGATCCTCAGATGGACTTCTGCCGCTCCAGCCTGCCTGATGATCGATACGAGCTTCCGCATCGTCGACCCCCTGACGATCGAATCATCGATAACGATGATCCTTCTGCCTTTGATCACTCCCTTGACCGGATTGAATTTGATCCTCACATCCCAGTCTCTCTCACTCTGCTTCGGCTTGATAAAGGTCCTTCCGACATAATGGTTTCTTATCAGACCGAGTTCATAGGGGAGTCTGGACTGCTCCGCGAAACCA
Encoded proteins:
- a CDS encoding TIGR03936 family radical SAM-associated protein, whose amino-acid sequence is MNEKTDRSSAGIYYDGILPGIEKPSRYIDRELNLSCEKFREGGFNTLLVFPDVYEIGMTHQGLRFLYHKLAEKDFSAEYAFSPWPDMEKLIRASGGTVRSWQTGTQVSRFDLIGITIPYELHYTNILAFLDMAGLSLEAGKRRDDDPLVVAGGPCTTNPLPILPAFDAIFLGDGEESFPEAVDTLSRLKEAHATRREMKEALASIDGVYVEGISERSESRVYILSDGDLPREPIVPSASIVHERLSVEILRGCTRGCRFCHAGMAYRPRRERSVKEIVEAVKGGLDSSGWEEVSLLSLSSSDYSRFSELIEALQPELLARRVSLALPSLRPETVCEKVVSASSAVRKSGFTLAPEAGTQRLRDVINKGMTEDEILQGCSNILSAGWHTLKLYFMMGLPTETREDLEGIADLVEKITRLPGRRRRLNLNVSVSPFVPRVNTPFQWEDQCTIPEMDEKQRFLRSLVRNRDVKMTIRDPQTSALEGIFARGTTELWPVLVSAFQRGCRFDGWRDWLDFAMWESILGEYGFAIDGLLSGRPVEAPLPWERFGLRVTKEFLLLERERAFKAIVTEDCRTGACHDCGACRSSEDKNAGKAEPGIEAYVESDTDIDMEVVADSELGQDEPGPRYRIIFEKIGRARFLSHRELINIFQRALRRSGLPVRFTGGFHPISKMSLGPSLPVGSEGTEEFFDVEMTREADVSPELFNKSLPGGVRVTDCGGPFMRKVGRLPEDAIFTYSLDTTPLMKGLFLSSDSTEAGGMEPAEPATRTEIDDKRCVDEVQWTNLGKELGESRGHQEEYKGLPEDPAAWLAGRFSMIFASGDPVTDRRGRERICDGCSVTREDDSCNLELSVPFGGRPGPLDLLRFVLPGKLSELVIIRRTGILFRKDDNYIHPMDLIDRAFQQRET
- a CDS encoding TldD/PmbA family protein, whose amino-acid sequence is MTGLPSESSIQEALERVISGGGEFAELFFENRLIHSIGCEDGKIERISSGFDSGFGLRIIAGDRTAYSYSNRITADEMFRLGDAVLGDIEKGEGRISPFSEIKRGSVSGIGRTVEDVDLEEKVDLVQEADRAARAVSDEISQVRVNFGDLIQSVRIFNSEGDAVADDRRQIVFNIRAIATRDTEIQSAYRSVGGRKGFEFLSEDLIREISGAAGESAIKILHADHAPAGNMTVVLASRAGGTMVHEAIGHGLEGDAAEKGLSIYSGKVGEKVASELITVVDDATMDGQRGSYVYDDEGVSAQRTVPVENGILKSYLLDRRIARKMGLSSTGNGRRQNYRFRPIVRMSNTLIAPGEHDPGEIISSVDRGLYVVRMGGGQVDTSSGDFVFKVNEAYLIENGKVTSPVRGATLIGNGPAVLKDIDMVGNDLGFDIGTCGKDGQHVPVSDAQPTIRIPGITVGGEV